TCACCGGGACACGACCCGAAGCCGGGTGATCTAGGCGTGGGCAGGTTGAAGCGTGGCGAAAGCTACGTGGAGGACCGCAAGCGGTGTTGATCTGCAAATCATTCGCGTGACCTGCGTCTCGTAGTGAAATGCTAATCTAACCCGGCATCAGCTGGTTCCTTCCGAAACATGTCGCAGCATGACCTGACTGGAGATCGTCTGTGGAGTAGAGCACTGATTGGCGGTTCCGGGGGGGAAACCCCTCGCCCGCTTGTCAAACTCCAAACCCACCGTCGTCTGAGAAAGTCGGAGTCCGGACTGCTGGGGTAAGCTTGTAGTCCGTAAGGGAGACAACCCAGCCCGTGGTTAAGGTCCCCAAGTGTCGACTAAGTGTTAACACTAAAGGGCGTCCCAAGCCCAAGACAGCTGGAAGGTTAGCTTAGAAGCAGCTATCCTTCAAAGAGTGCGTAACAGCTCACCAGTCGAGGTTTGGGGCCCCGAAAATTGACGGGGCTCAAGTCGACCACCGATACCACGGAGTACCGCAAGGTAATCTTGTAGGAAGGCGTTGCGTTCGGACAGAAGCAGGGCTGTGAAGTCCTGTGGACCGTTCGCAAACGAAAATCCTGGTAATAGTAGCAGCATAGAAGGGTGAGAATCCCTTCCGCCGAAGGGGCCAGGTTTCCTCGGCAATGTTCGTCAGCCGAGGGTTAGTCGGTCCTAAGACGTACCGTAACTCGAGTACGCCAAAAGGGAAACAGGTTAATATTCCTGTACCATTTAGCACTCATGTCTGACGTCTCAGGGCAGGCCGAGCGGAGTCGTCGCTCCGTCTAAGCAGCGAAACCCGTGGAGAGCCGTAATGGCGAGAAGCGGGTGAATCTGTTATGGCTAAAGTCGGTTACACCCAGGGACCCGTGAAAAGGCCGCTAAATGTCCGTACCGAGAACTGACACAGGTGCCCCTGGCTGAAAAGGCCAAGGCGTGTCGGAGTAATTCAGTTAAGGGAATTCGGCAAATTAGCTCCGTAACTTCGGGAGAAGGAGTGCCTGCTGTGAAGACAGCAGGTCGCAGTGACCAGGGGGCTCCAACTGTCTAATACCAACATAGGAGATTGCAAACCTGTAAAGGCTAGTACAATCTCTGAATCCTGCTCAGTGCAGGTACCTGAAACCCCGGTTCAACGGGAAGAAGGGCCTGTAAACAGCGGGGGTAACTATGACCCTCTTAAGGTAGCGTAGTACCTTGTCGCTTAATTGGCGACTTGCATGAATGGATCAATGAGAGCCCTACTGTCCCTAACTGGAATCCGGTGAAGCTTACATTCTAGTGCACAGTCTAGAGACCTCTAGGGGGAAGTGAAGACCCCGTGGAGCTTTACTGCAGCCTGTCGCTGGGTTGTGGTTCTGGATGTACAGAGTAGGTAGGAGGCGTCGAAGCGGTTGCGCCAGCATCCGTGGAGCCATCAATGGGACACTACCCTTCTGGGACCGCGACCCTAACTCTGAGAAGAGGACCCCGATAGGTGGGCAGTTTGCCTGGGGCGGGACGCCCTTGAAAAGATATCAAGGGCGCGCAATGGTTGACTCAAGTGGGTCGGAAACTCACTGAAGAGTGCAAGAGCATAAGTCAGCCTGACGTTATTCAGCACAGTAGTGGATGACGAGACGAAAGTCGGTTCTAGCGAACTTTTGTGCCTCCTTGGTGGGGGCCAAAAATGACAGAAAAGTTACCCCGGGGATAATTGAGTCGTTGCCGGCAAGAGTACATATCGACCCGGCAGCTTGCTACCTCGATGTCGGTTCTTTCCATCCTGGCCGTGCAGCATCGGCCAAGGGTGAGGTTGTTCGCCTATTAAAGGAGATCGTGAGCTGGGTTTAGACCGTCGTGAGACAGGTCGGTTACTATCTACTAGAGGTGTCTGAGGTCTGCGGGTAAGCTGCTTTTAGTACGAGAGGAACCAAGCAGCGGCGCCACTGGTGTACCGGTTGTTCGACAGGGCATTGCCGGGCAGCTACGCGCTAAGGAATAAGAGCTGAATGCATCTAAGCTCGAAATCTGACCTAAAACGAGACCTCATTAAGGATTCCGGTAAAAGACCGGTTTGATAGAAACGGGATGTAAGCACCAAGGCAACGAGGTGTTCAGTCCGCGTTTACTAACCATCCGTTCCTTTCCTAATCCGGTTCAGGCGAAATCCAGTCTGCAGCACCATACATGACTTAATCATTAGTTTGTCTTTGGCTATAGACAAATTTCCTCAATCCCATTTATAGGAGAGTGTGGCGGCCATAGCGGCAGGGTCACTCCTGTACCCATCCCGAACACAGCAGATAAGCCTGCCCGCGTTCCTGACTGTACTGAAGTGCGCGAGCCTTCGGGAACTCTGGATCGCTGCCATGCTCACCCTATCATTCTAATCTTTTCTAAAAATGGTTTTTTTAAAACTGATTTTCTAATAGTGATTTTGTATCTTTTTGATGTGGATCCCAGTTATCGACTGTATTATCCACCTGAGCGAGGCGCATGACTGCTTTACCGCGTTTGTAAAATAAAAATTTATAAAAATGAAAAGGAATACATAGGCCCTTTGCATTTGAACAATACGACTATTTATCCACAGATGGACTATTTATTCACAGATCAATCTATCCACAGATTAACCTTCTTGGGAACTGAGGAAAAAGACTCAACTCAAAGAAAGTCTCGACTTCTTCGGCTCTAAGGGTATCCGGAATGCAGAGCCATAACCCTACCGAGACAGGACATGGAGCTCGTTAAAAAAATTATTGAAAAAAGTCAGGCAGAAGAAAGTGCCACAATGGCTTCTGCCAGATCTCCGTTTGAATCTTGCAAAGCTTTCCGGGCTTCATCTTCAGAAACGCCGGTTTGCTCCATTACGAGTTTTATATCTTCAGCGGGAATCTCCAGTTCTTTTGGAACTTCTTTTGCGTCACCTACAATCTGGTATGTTTCCGAGCCCTGGACTGTCATTATGCTGACGTTTGCATTCTCTATAATAATATTAGAGTCCGCAGTCTTTATGACTACTTCCTGAACATCCTTGAGCTCTTTAACATCAATTCCCATCTGTTTCATCATCTGCTTCATCTTAGCCGGGTTCATACCCCGGCCCCCTATCCCTCCCATTCCTGGGAACATAGACTTGCTTCTCCTTTATTTTCGTTTACTTTTTCAGGTTCGGGTTCAATACATTCAGCGCGATTTTACTTTTCTTAATGGCATCCGCCGCAGGTGCCGCATCCACCGCCAGCTGAGGGGTTGCGGATAAGAAAACCTTTTCCGTTTTCGTCCTCAATAAAGTCGATGCTGCCCTCAGAGAAGCCTCTTTCTATTTCTTTTGCCATAACAAGTTTTATCCCGTTACTTTCCATAGTGATGTCGTCTTCCTTCTGTTCATCGTCAAAAGCTAATCCATACTGAATTCCGCTGCAGGCAACCCCGGCAACAAAAATTCTGAGAGCAAGTTCAGGTTTTCCTTCTTGTTCAAGCAGTGCTTTCAATTCTGCAGCAGCTTTGTCTGTTACTTCTATCATTTACGCACCTCTTTTTTACTTTCCATATTTTACAAAAATTTATGTGTTTTATTTTCTATAAGATGCCAACCGTTACAGCTTACAGATAATTTCCAAACGTTATATACTCTTGCATCGGGCGAATATAACGTTTATTGTAAAATTGCGCTTTTTCCCTGAAAGAGTCTTTTTCACAGGAAGCTGGAAGGGCAGAGTGTGGATTCTTTTTCAGAGAATCTTTACGTTGCCAATATATAAAAATATATTTTCTATTTTATATATTTTTCTCCTAATATTTTTTTGCATTTAAAATCACAGAAACTCGGCATCTTCATCAACAGGCTCCTCAAGAACCTTTGCATTATAAGCATTAATCTCCAGAGAATTGCGTTTCCCTTTCACTTCCCAGATGGGAATGTATACAAGCTCCAGATCAAGCTGTACCTCTTCAGATTTTGGTCTGATGCTCCTGTGTTCATATATAACAGCCTGTCCTTCTGTATTGTTAAAGCGTATCTCGCGTGTATTCTCTTCTATTATTAAGTCCAGAAGAATCTTTTCTGCCTGTTTTTTATCCACGTTCGGTCTTTTTAACTCATACTGTACGGCAGGAATCCTTGTAGGTGCAGCCAGTCCTTCGATTTCCATCTCTTCTTTTGATTTGTTTAAAGCGTTAAGAAAACCTTTCCCTTTTCCTGCAATACTCAGTACCTTTGACCTGAAGCGTTTTTCTGCTTCAACACTATATTTGTATTTCCAGAAAGGCACAAATTTCAAAATCGCATCCCTAGGGCTGCTTACATGGGGTTTTGCAATAATCATCGCCTGCTTTTTAGAAATTCTTGGCTCTACGGATTGTATATTCAGCATTTCGTAAGATTCGATATCTGAAACCTCAACCTGTTCTGATTTCCTTAAATCTTTTCTCTCCTCAAAGCCCCATATTCCGAATCGATTCTCAAAAGAAGGTTTATCGGTTTCGATTTGCTGACTCTGAGAGGGCAGGATTTCTCCGTTAGGGTAAGAAGACTTCTGTCTGAGCTTTTCTTTTGGATTCCAGTTTTTTACTAGCTCAAAAGCTGGTTGCCTGTACGGGTCTCGTGTTTCATTTGCTGGCAGTATTCCCGGTTCTGGATACGAAACCTTTGATTTTCTTTCCAGATTTACAAGCACCGCTCTTCCAATTTGAAGAGCCAGTTCATCCCTATCCCATACATAAATCCCAAATTCAGCTGCGTAATCGATTAATTCTTCAGACCCCTTCCCGGTCATTACGTAAATTCCTGTACAATCTCCTATTTTTTCGGAAAAGGATTTTATTTCCTCGCAATCTGGCTGCAGGGCACACCTGATATAAGCCTGATGCCCGTTTTTCTCCACAAGAATATCACACTGGCTGCATATTGTGACATTATATCCGGAGGATTTAAAAATATCAACAAGGATTTCTAAAAGGTCTTGCTTCATGATTCTCACATTCTTATAACCTGCACATCTAAAATAGTTTATGTTTGCACCTGAAAGTACAATAATTTGGCATTCTCTATTATAAACTACTCTTTTGCTTTATTATACATCTTCAATAATATGAAAAGGTACATATATTTAAGAGACTAAATTCTAACCAGATAGTATGAGTGGAATCAGGTTTGGAACGGATTCCTTTTCCACATATGAAGAAGGAATAAAGAAAGAGTGGATTGTAGGAAACGGACTCGGGGGATACGCCTCATCTACAATTATAGGGGCGGGAACAAGGACTTATCACGGACTGCTTGTGGCAGCTCCGGAAAACTCTCCAGGAAGGTTCGTACTGCTTTCCTCTCTTGATGAGGAAATTGCGATTAATGACGAAGTTTATAGGTTGGCAACCCATAAGTATCCGGGTACTGTTTTTCCTTCAGGGCTCAATTATCTTTCCAAATTTATTCTTGCTCCATTTCCTCTCTGGGTTTATCACCCAGGCGCTTTTACCGTGAAGAAAAAAGTTTTCATGATTCACAACAGCAATACGACCTGTGTTCTGTATGATATCAGGGCCAGAAGAGATGGAGCTCTGCTGAGAATCTTTCCGCTGGTAAATTCTAGAAATTTCCACCACACTGCTCGCTCAGGAGATATCTCTTTCTCTCAGGAAGCCAGTCCTGCAGGAGTAAAACTGGAAAGTTCTAACGGTTTTGCTTTCTCGCTTTCTTCCAATCTCCAGTACCATTCTGATCCCAAATGGTACTATAACTTTGAGTATGATACTGAAAAACAAAGGGGACTTAACTTCCAGGAAGACAACTTTAATCCGGGTTATTTCGAAAGTAAACTCAAACCAGGAACATCTCATTTTTTTATTGCCGCTTCAACAGAAGATATTTCTTCTCTGACGCTAGAGCAGGTTGAGGAGCTCTATACAAGGGAAGTATACAGGCAAAATCTTCTTGCCTTTAATTCAAGACTTACCGAGCCTTTTGCTCTCAAGCTTCTCAGGGCAACCGACTCCTTTATAGTGAAAAATCCCTCATCAGGTGAAAATACGGTGATTGCGGGATATCACTGGTTTTCTGACTGGGGGCGGGATACCATGATCTCCATACCTGGCCTGCTTTTAATTCCTCGCCGCTTCGAAGAGGCAAAATCCATTCTCAAAAATTATTCCAAATACTGTAGGAGAGGTCTGATCCCAAATGCTTTTCTGTCTCTTGGGGGAGAACCGATTTACAATACTGTGGATGCTTCTCTCTGGTTTATTCACGTCCTGGGCAGGTATTTCGCATATACAAAAGACTTCCTTTTCCTCTCGGATGTCTGGGAAACCGTGGATTGTATAATAAATAATTATCGTAAGGGTACGGACTTTGGAATCGGCATGGACTCTGATTATCTAATCCGGCAGGGCCCTCAGTTAACCTGGATGGATGCTAAAGTCGGGGAACAGGCAATAACTCCAAGAGAAGGCAAAGCCTGTGAAATCAACGCTCTCTGGTACAATGCCCTGAAGACTGCCTCCAGTCTGGGCACCTTTCTAGAAAAAAATATTTCTTTTTATGAAACTCTTGCAGCTGGGGTAGCCTCAAACTTTGAGAACGTTTTCTGGAATCCGGAAAAAAACTGCCTTTTTGACCTTGTATCTCAGGACGAAGCAGGAAATGAGGTTAAAGATCCTGCAATTCGTCCCAATCAAATCTTTGCAGTGGCTTTACCCTATACCATGCTTTCGCCTGAAAAAGAGAAAGCGATAGTGGATAGAGTTGAGAAAGATCTCCTGATTCCCTTCGGGCTTAGGACCCTCTCGACAGATCACCCTCTGTATAAAGGACGTTATCAGGGGGATCCAGCAACTAGAGATGCAGCCTACCACAATGGCACTGCCTGGCCCTGGCTCCTTGGCGCTTATGTGAAAGCTTACCGGAAGGTCCACAACTATTCAAAAGAAAGCCTCGAAGATATGCGGGCTCTTCTGCAGGGCTTTGATGCGCACCTTGAAACCGCAGGCATTGGCACCATCTCTGAGGTGTTTGATGGAGATTATCCTCACTCTCCGGGTGGCTGTATCTCTCAAGCTTGGAGTGTTGCAGAAATCCTGAGAGCATATGTAGAGGATGTGCTGGGAATCAAACCCTGAGATAAGAGTCACATGTACTGTCGTTTCTTTGCAGCATCCTTCAAAATTCATTCCCTCTCTTTTTTATACTTGTTTTACAATCTATCCCCCATGATTGATTTTGATTCCTTAAAAACCGAGAACGGTCTGATCCTTGCTATTGTTCAGGATCAGCTTAGCAAGGAGGTACTGATGTGCGCCTATATGAATCGGGAGGCCCTCGAGAAAACTGTAGAGACCGGAATAGCACATTTCTGGAGCCGGAGCAGGCAACAGTTATGGAAAAAAGGAGAGACTTCAGGACATGTGCAGAAAGTAAAAGAGATCAGAATTGATTGCGACATGGATTCTCTCCTTATGCTGGTTGAACAAACAGGTGGAGCCTGCCATATGGGGTACAGATCCTGTTTTTATCGAAAATTAGACGGAAAGGTTATAGGGGAGAAAGTCTTCGAACCGGAAGACGTTTATTAAGTTAATCAAGTTTCGAGAAATGGAGAATATCTCACTTCTCATTTATTTCAGTTTATTTCTTCTTTTATTTATACTCTTATTTCTTATCCACTTTGTTCCTCCTTTTTTCTTTTATCCTTCTCCTTTTTCTTTATCTATATATTTTATTTCTCAGCCTTTCGGTTTCTCAGTATCTCCAAAACCTTATTTTCTTCCTGCACAGTTTTTTAGCTTTTTTCTTCTAAAATAAATTGTCAGAAGTTTTCTTATATACCTTCCGGCTCTATATCCCCTTATATGGCTGATGACAAGCGGATATGGAGGATTGTTCCAGATACGAGTGTAATTATTGACGGAAGGCTTTCGGCTCGCATTAGAGACGGGGACTTCAGAGGTGCCGAGATTATAATTCCCGAAGCTGTGGTATCGGAACTTGAAGCCCAGGCAAATAAGGGCAGAGAAATAGGGTTTAAAGGGCTTGAAGAGCTTCTGGAACTCCGCAAGCTGGCAGAAAGAGACGAGATTCTCCTTCAGTTCAGCGGGGTTCAGCCCACGCTAGAGGAGATAAAGCTATCTAAAGAGGGCAGGGTAGATGCTCTTATCCGAAGTACAGCTATTGATGCAGGAGGGCTGTTTGTAAGTGCAGATAGGGTGCAGTCTCTTATAGCTAAAGCAAAGGGCCTTAATGTCGAGTACATGCATCCCAAAACCCTGGATCCGTCTGAGCTTACGCCTCTAAAAATAGAGCATTTTTTCACGGATGATACGATGTCCGTACACCTCAAAAATGGGGTTCCTCCTATGGCCAAGAAGGGACCAATAGGGGATATACGCTATGTAGTGATTCGTGATGAACCTGTTACTTCTGCAGAACTTTCCAGTATATCTAGAGAACTTATTGAAAGGGCGAGGCTGGATCCCGAATCTTTTATCGAGATGTCATCAAGTGGAGCAACTGTCTTGCAAATCCGAAACATGCGTATCGCAATTGTCCACCCGCCTTTTTCCGATGATATGGAAATTACAGCTGTCAGGCCAACTGTAGTTGTAGATCTTGAGCAATATCGGCTAAGCGATAAACTCAAAGAACGGATTGTAGGCCAGCGAGGAATTCTTATTGCTGGTCCGCCTGGAGCCGGAAAGTCTACTTTTGCCGCAGGAATTGCCCGATACCTGAACGACCGTGGGCAGGTGGTCAAAACGATGGAATCCCCAAGAGACCTTCAGGTACCTCCTGAAATCACTCAGTATTCACCTCTGAATGGCAGGATGGAAGACACTGCGGATCTTTTGCTTCTGGTCAGGCCGGATTATACTATATATGATGAGGTCCGGAAGACCAGCGATTTTCTGATTTTTGCAGATATGCGGCTTGCAGGCGTGGGGATGATTGGAGTTGTGCATGCAACCAGGGCAGTAGATGCCGTTCAGCGTCTGATTGGAAGGGTCGAACTTGGTGTAATCCCGCAAGTAGTGGACACCGTTATTTTTATCGATAAAGGAGAAGTTGCAAAGGTTCTGGTGCTTGAATTTACGGTTAAAGTGCCTCATGGGATGACTGAACAGGATCTTGCAAGACCGGTAATAGTTATTGCAGATTTTGAGACCAGAAGAGTTGAGTATGAGATATATACCTATGGCGAACAGGTTGTTGTTATGCCAGTAGGACCTCCTACTGAACTCAGGAAACCTTCTTGGAAGCTTGCAGAAGAAGAAATAAGGAACGTTATTAGCAGGTACGCATCCGGTCCTGTTGAAGTGGAAATGACTTCAGATGACAGTTCAATCGTAAAGGTTCGAGATGATGATGTGCGAAAAGTTATCGGCAAAGGTGGAAATGTCATTGACCGGATCGAAAATATGCTTGGCCTTCATATTGATGTCAGAGAGCTGGAAATCGAAGCTCCGAGAGCTGCAAGGGGCAGGAAATATGGAGCTGAAAGCCGGGCTCCCCGGGAGAAACGAAGAGCATCCAGCTTTGAAGAGGTGCCTGTTGTCTCTTCTGTTCATCCTTTCATCGAAAGAAATAAGAAACACCTGATTCTTGGAGCCCCGGAACTTGCAGGAAAGGATGTAGAAGTCTATATTGCAGACGAGTACCTTTTCAGTGCAACGGTGAGCCGGCATGGAGATGTAAAACTCAGGGCGAACTCGGACCTTGCTTCCGATATTATAGACGCTCAGGATAGGGGAGAACCGATTGAGATAAGGCTTATCTGATCTCTTCCTGTTTCCTCTTTTTGAGCTATTTTTCTCTTCTCTTTTTACAATCTACTTTTTATCCTTCCTCTTCTTTTTTCTGCTATTGATTTATTTTATTATTTTATACAGATACTCAATAATTTTATATACTGTAGATCCTGATTCTGTAATAGAAAATTAAAGGGGTTATGGTCTGAATGAATAAGTCACATCAAGCAGAGCCGGAAATCAGGGAGGATTTCCAGGGAAGAATTGAGGTTTTTGACCAGAGCATAAGGAGTTTTGAAAAACGACTCAGGGCAGTTGAGAGGCGCCTTTCTATGGAAATCCCTCCTGGAGTGCAGGCTGGAAGAATTTATTCCAGAAATTTATCAGGATTTTTCCCTGAAAGAAACGAAGGAAGTATCGCCGCATACTCTTCTATTCTCCCACAGGTCTCGTCGGTTTCTCCTGAGTCTCCTATTCGCGGAAATCCTTTTCTTTCAGATCTGGTTCCTCCAACTTCGGAAGGAAATGCCTCAAGTTTTGGATTCAGTGCAGTACTTCCTTCAGGCGAGCCTATGAATCCCTCAATGGCTTATGCTGACAATTCTTCTGAAATTTCCGGAACTGGTTATAAAATAAAAGATATAAATGAAGTTTTCTCCAGCATCACAGAAGGCCTCCGTTCTCTCCATGCTACAATATCCGAGTTATCGAATTTTACCCACAACAGTCTCGAGCCTGAGATCGAAAAATTAAACACTGAACTTCGTACTCTCAAGGCTCAGGAAGATACGAAAAATAAATATATAAAGGAACTTGAATCCCGCATAAAAATCCTTGAGAGTCAGAACAGGCTCACTTTCGGCTCTATGAAAATTCCATTTGAGATCTCAGGAGTTATCGGCTCTTCAGCTCTTTTCCTTACCGCCCTCCTTATATGGGCTGGTCGGTGGGATGTCATAAGGTCTCCTTATTTCTCCACTGCACTTGCTGTGCTAATGGCAGGAGCCGTTTTTATGAAATTTTATATGGCTAACCGAAGAGAGAAAACGCTGGCAGATGAGTTATGAATTAAGAAGAACTTGTGTGTATTAACTATTAGTTTTGAGTAGAGTGCGGCTTCTTCTTAGCTTCGAGTTATCTTTAAAAAATAGTCGCTGTCAAAATCCCTGTACCCTTCTCTCATTATTTTTATCTTGATATATCCTTCAGCTTTTCCCGGAGGAAGTTCAGGATTGGAAATCTTCAATGTTACCTTACCTTCAAGGTCGGTAACGCCTGAATAGGCTTTTTTCCTATCAGGACTCCAGGCAATCACATTTGCATCCCCTATCCCGCAGTTCTCGCTGTCAAACACTTTTACAGGCAGGCTCAGATCTATTTCTTTTTTGATTTCTTCTTCAGGTGAAGGCAAAGAAAACGCACTTATATTCGTTGTCGCATACATGGGTTTAGGAGGAGTAGGAGCATCGCTGACAGCTGAAAGAACTGCATAGAAACCTATGAGGCCAATAACTGTGAACACGACAATTCTTATTGGAAGCCCCAGGGTTCCAGTCTCATTATTTTTCAGTTCTCCACTTAGCATGTGAAACCTCTCCCTGCAGTTTTGTTGTGTGCAGTTCTTTTATGCAGTTCTTTTATTACGCGCAGTTGTCTTATTGCCTTAAATTCTATTTCCGTAAGATCTCAAATCATCTCGTCTTAATGATCAGAATGGCATCCTTTTTCTCGTAGTCGTAGAAACCGTCAGCTACGACCTTCAGGTCCATTGTCCCTTCGTTCTGGTTTGGATCAAGCCTGATTCTCGCGTTATCCGGAGTTGTTAGGAAAGTGATTCCATTGGCGTCCGTAGTATTCGAGGCTGCCCCGCCAAGCCCTCTCAGAATAACGTTTGCATTCCGTACCGGATTTCCGTCGTTGTCAGTTGCTTTTACCACTACGGTTATGGCAAGAGAGTTTTCTGCGGTACTGGAATCCACTATTATTGAGTTCCCTTTAGCAAGAGTACTTCCTCTAAGCCCTGCATTTTCCACAAACACCGACATCTCCTTTGTCGGGGTCGGCATGATCGAAATCAGCGTTGCAAGGGCAACCATCCCGACAACAAGCATAACGACAATATTAATCGGAAGCTCCATAGCTTTTTCATCATGTTTAAAAAATTTGAATTTTTTCATGTATTGTCTCTATTCAACTTTCTTAAATTATTCACTCTAAACTGTATTAATTTTTTGCTGAATAACTTTGCTTTTCTCAATACATCGGGGCGTGGAGGTCATGAATGTTCCACCAGTACAAGTTGTCAGGCAATTAAGCTTCAGGGTGAAAAATAACAAAAATAAAGCGTTTAAAGTCTTTCAATTGAAAAAGAGAGACTCTATTTATTACTTCTAGTAATCGTCTAACTGCCTCTTTAGGTTGAGAAGTAAAACAATTTCAGAGAAAGCACTTGGAGCTTATAATATAGTAGCAACTGCACACCTCTGGTAAAGGCTAGAAGCTCTTGAGTGTGGCCCAGAAGTCTAGGAAATAAAGATTTCTTCATAGATTAACTTAGACAAGGCTTTGACCCAGGCTCAATGGGAGGCCGTCAAAGCTTGGGAGCAGGTCCATCCCTGGAAACAGGTGTATGTAATAGTTTGTGAAGAAGTGGGGCCTGAGTAATTTTTAGTCTATTTTTATACATGGCGATTTGAATAATATATTTTTAATTAGTTATTTTAGGAATGCGCTTTAGAAACAAATCTTAGAGGGTCTTATTCAGCCTGATAGTGAAAAATAAAAGTAAAGTCTGACCTAAACTTGACAATAATCCTAGATCCACTTGTGATCTTTTCATCTCATTTACTTCCTTGGTTCAGTGGAATTTACATTCCAGATAAATATAAGGTAATAGTGTTGTTGATGCCTTTGATCGCATGTTGATAGCAGTTGCTCCTTATAAGACAATGCCAGTTGCTAAATCCGATGAGGTACTGTCCTGTTTACATTACTCAAACAAATTAATGACCACCATTAGTATTCAGTCTGTCTATAGAATCTGCACCGTCAGATCCATACCATTTTGACACTAAGTTGTGACTCTACATTTTGGATGGATGATATAATCCCAACTCTAAATCCGGATGCTCCTCCTCGGTCTCCTCCCCATAGCAGTCCAACAGCTGTTGTCCGATCTGAGTCTCTTAAGACTACAGATCCAGAATCTCCGTGGTCACAGAAAAAACCGTTGTTACTGTCGGGATACCCCATGACTAGTGCTTGATCTATAACATAGCGATTTGACGGTCCGGCCATCCATTGGTGCGCACAATTGACATCAATGACAAACCCTTTAGTTAGACGGGTCCTAAAACCCCTTTTACAGACCCCTTCCCCCTTTTTACACCAAGCGGTGGCCGTTATACGATCGATCAAAATTGCTGGAGGGTCTTGGTCGACAATTTCTGAAGACAAGGTACGTCCATATTCGAGTGCGGGAACCAGTGTGAAAACCGCGGCATCGACAAGACCCACTAAAATCGGTGAAAAAGGAAGAGGTGGAGTTTGGGGGTAGTCTACCCGCACAACACGGCCAATATTGTCATCTGGAGGAATAGCAGTGGTTCCGGGTATGAAAACTCCAGGGGGATGATCTGGCTGCCAGACTGTGAAGGGAAAACTGGAATTTAGATTTCCCACCACGTGAAAGCAGCTCAATCCAAGGAGTTCGCCTGTGTTTGAGTCTTGGACCACAGCGCCGAGAGTTCCATATTCCCCAATTTTAGGGTTAATTATCTTGATTCCGCCCACTATCGGGTTATAGCGATTATTGTCCGGGAGAACGAGAGGTTCAACATGTGACTCGATAAAGCAGACTCTGAGGCCTCCCATTAACTCGAGTATATGAAACGGTATCTGAGGTACCTGAGATATATCAGTAACATAAACTCGAATGGCCACTTCGTCATGTAGTATCCCATTCTCTTCGAGCATGCCTATACCGACTCCGACGACTCCAGGCAAGGCCAGAATTGGCCATTCGACAAGTTTCTTGGCTGCAATCATTTCGGCAGTGATTTCCATGATATCTCCTCTTTCAACCACATTTGATTCAAAGTAGTTTACATTCAGGAAAATAATGCATACTAATTT
This region of Methanosarcina flavescens genomic DNA includes:
- a CDS encoding chymotrypsin family serine protease — protein: MNILQYTTNGISKLVCIIFLNVNYFESNVVERGDIMEITAEMIAAKKLVEWPILALPGVVGVGIGMLEENGILHDEVAIRVYVTDISQVPQIPFHILELMGGLRVCFIESHVEPLVLPDNNRYNPIVGGIKIINPKIGEYGTLGAVVQDSNTGELLGLSCFHVVGNLNSSFPFTVWQPDHPPGVFIPGTTAIPPDDNIGRVVRVDYPQTPPLPFSPILVGLVDAAVFTLVPALEYGRTLSSEIVDQDPPAILIDRITATAWCKKGEGVCKRGFRTRLTKGFVIDVNCAHQWMAGPSNRYVIDQALVMGYPDSNNGFFCDHGDSGSVVLRDSDRTTAVGLLWGGDRGGASGFRVGIISSIQNVESQLSVKMVWI